The region CAGCGAAGCGCAAGGTTCATCAGACCCAGGTGACGACATGGAGACGGCAGGCCCCTGATGGGCTGACAGACGTATTTTCCGACAATGCTAGGCGAGCGGAAGACGACGAGGCTGAAGTCAAGGAGCTGCATGCGAAGAATGGAAAGCTGCCGTTTACGCGCCCGAACCATGTTTGGTTCGGCGACATTACCTACATTCTAGTGCGCCGTGGGGTCTTGTTCCTGGTGGCAATCATGGACTGGGCGACGCGCAAAGCACTGTCAGGGCCGCTGTCGAACACGCTGGACACCAGTTTTGTGTCGAGGCCTTGCAAGAGGCTATCGCAGAATACGGGAAGCCCGAGATTATGAATACTGATCAAGGACCGCAGTTCACAGGTGCAGCCTGGATCACCACTTTGACTGAGGCAGACATCAAAAAATCGATGGGTGGGCGTGGCCGTTACCTCGACAACATCTTCATCGAACGGTTGTGGCGATCACTCAAACAGAAAGCCGTCTATCCGCGCGAATTGCAGGACGGGCTCCAATCCAAACGCATCGTGAAAGACTGGATCAGGTTCTACAACTCGGAGCGACCCCACACGGCCCTCGACACACGATCACCTGACTGCGCATTCTTGCAACACGCAAGGAGCTCAAAAGGCGGCATGAAACCAAACCAATTATAACTTAGCTAAGCCGCAAAACTGTTCGAGAAGATGGGACCACTTCAATTTGGTTGGTTTCATTTTGTGGCGTGCTGGCGAAATGGAAAGCTTTGTGTCTGTTTGATTAGCTTTTGAATTCTTGAACGAGTTCAATCAGGGTGCTGACGACATCAAGCTCTAAAGAAGATCGCCGGACGTAACCGCCAATAGGAAACCTATCCATTGTTGGATTAAGATCGACCAAACGAATGCCCCGTTGGCCGTAAGTTTGTGCCAGCTGGGTTGCGGCTGGTGTGATGAAATCACCGTCTGCGACTAGGTCTAAGCAAAACTCAAAGCTTGTTGTAACAACTTTAAACTCGGGGGAAGTCAGCCCATGGCGTATAAAGAATGTATCAACCATGCGGGTGGTAAGCGGGTCCTCTGAGTAGATGACCCACGGGTATTCCAAAAGCTGAGCGATGGATTGCGGTTTCTTTTGAGCGAGCGGATGACTTTCGTGAACCAAGGCCCCAAGGTCAACCGTTGTGACTGGAAAGGTGAAAAGTTCGTCTTCGTTTGGGTTGTCAGCCAGGGCTCCAAAAACAACATCCAATTCACCATTCATAAGGAACGGAAGGTTGCGCATGTGGACGTCGACCCGGAAGTCGAGCTTTAGGTCGGGGAACTTTTCGCGCAGTTTTTGATAGAGCGGGCGAATGAAATAGCTGCGTACAAATGGCCCCGCACCGATGCGAATGGTTTCTATTTGCCCGGTTTTGCAGGCATCAACGGCCTCTTTCGCCTGTAAATACTGCCGTTGAATACGCTTTGCATGGGCATATAAAGTGTGTCCCAACTCGGTGGGTTCCATGCCATGCGGGAGCCTTTGAAATAGCTGTCCGCCAAACTCATATTCCAAAGATTTCAATCGCTTAGTCAGCGACGGTTGCGCAAGCCCAATCTTGTTGGCTGCAGAGGTCAAATTGCCTGTTTCAACAACCTGAATAAAGGCCCAAAGGTTTTTATCAATAGCCAAAAGTAATACCTAATCCCCCAAAAAGCGATTATACTTTATACCAACAAAGTTCTAATTTTTCTATAGGAATCGAACACGCCGGTTCTTGGGGGACGGAGCCAAAACTCGGCGATCATTCCTTTTAAAAAAGGTTTTAGCCAAGCCATAGTTCGGCGAAAGGCTATCTAGTTTGTTTGTTGGGAGGACAACATGAAACTGAATTTGACGACAGCGGCCTGCGCTGCTCTGGTGACATATGCGACAGCAGCGACTGCGGCAGATGTCAAACTTAGGTATGCGATTTGGGATCAATCCCAGGCACCGACTTTGCAGAAAATTATCGACGCCTACGAGGCACACAATCCTGATATTGACGTCGAGTTGCAGGTGACACCTTGGGGTAAATATTGGACCAAGCTGCAAACCGAAGCGGGCAATGGTAACTTGCCAGACGTTTTCTGGATGAACCCATTTAACTTCCCGCTTTATGCGTCGAATGGTGTGGTTTTGCCGATTGACGATTTGGCAGAAAAATCCGGTTTTGATGTCGAAGTGATCCCACCGGTGATGCGCAATATCTATTCTTATGAAGGTGAACTGTTCTCTTTGCCTAATAATCGGGATGCAATTGTGGTTTGGTATAACAAGTCGATCTTTGAAGCGGCCGGGGTTGCCGAGCCCGTTGCCGGCTGGACCTGGGCAGACTTCCAAGATATGGCCGCGGCACTGACGGATTCAGACAATGGTGTTTGGGGAACCGCTGCATATTTGAATTTCCGTCAGGTTTGGATCAATACGATTCACCAAGCGGGTGGTTCTATTCTGTCTGAAGATGAGCAAACGGCATTGTGGAATACTGAGGCGGCCGCCGCAGGTGTGAAATACTGGGCAGAAATTGCGCAAGCAGGATCGTCGCCAACTGTTGAGCAGCTTTCTGATACTGACCAATACAGCATGTTCCTGTCAGGAAAGTTGGGCATGATTTATGCAGGATCTTGGTTGGGTGTCGGCTTTGCTGAATCTGAACTGGCCGCGAAAGGCGACATTGGTGTCGCAGTTTTAC is a window of Cognatishimia sp. WU-CL00825 DNA encoding:
- a CDS encoding LysR family transcriptional regulator, which translates into the protein MAIDKNLWAFIQVVETGNLTSAANKIGLAQPSLTKRLKSLEYEFGGQLFQRLPHGMEPTELGHTLYAHAKRIQRQYLQAKEAVDACKTGQIETIRIGAGPFVRSYFIRPLYQKLREKFPDLKLDFRVDVHMRNLPFLMNGELDVVFGALADNPNEDELFTFPVTTVDLGALVHESHPLAQKKPQSIAQLLEYPWVIYSEDPLTTRMVDTFFIRHGLTSPEFKVVTTSFEFCLDLVADGDFITPAATQLAQTYGQRGIRLVDLNPTMDRFPIGGYVRRSSLELDVVSTLIELVQEFKS
- a CDS encoding sugar ABC transporter substrate-binding protein, whose amino-acid sequence is MKLNLTTAACAALVTYATAATAADVKLRYAIWDQSQAPTLQKIIDAYEAHNPDIDVELQVTPWGKYWTKLQTEAGNGNLPDVFWMNPFNFPLYASNGVVLPIDDLAEKSGFDVEVIPPVMRNIYSYEGELFSLPNNRDAIVVWYNKSIFEAAGVAEPVAGWTWADFQDMAAALTDSDNGVWGTAAYLNFRQVWINTIHQAGGSILSEDEQTALWNTEAAAAGVKYWAEIAQAGSSPTVEQLSDTDQYSMFLSGKLGMIYAGSWLGVGFAESELAAKGDIGVAVLPKGPINGAASTSSLGNMIGASTKYVDQAYDFVEFMGSKEAAAIYTSGGIALSAYPEFDKNFTAYYADKFDATPISDQIGDVFGLPRSFNSPEWLKLQNPEIAPIFKGRVSVEEGLADLQKAMQAALDRE